One genomic segment of Streptomyces niveus includes these proteins:
- the truB gene encoding tRNA pseudouridine(55) synthase TruB — MTQQLPTPDGLVIVDKPSGFTSHDVVAKMRGIARTRRVGHAGTLDPMATGVLVLGVERATKLLGHLALTEKEYLGTIRLGQDTVTDDAEGEITSSTDASGVTREGIDAGVAVLSGAIMQVPSKVSAIKIDGKRSYARVRGGEDFEIPARPVTISSFQVYDVRPDVAEDGTPVVDLVVSVVCSSGTYIRALARDLGAGLGVGGHLTALRRTRVGPYGLDEARTLDQHQERLTVMPVADAAATAFARWDVDEKRAKLLLNGVRLDMPVRRDSGRLGPVAAFGPDGRFLALVEEQGGKAKSLAVFG; from the coding sequence ATGACACAGCAACTCCCCACGCCCGACGGCCTTGTCATCGTGGACAAGCCGTCGGGCTTCACTTCGCACGACGTCGTGGCCAAGATGCGCGGTATCGCCAGGACCCGCCGCGTCGGCCACGCGGGCACGCTCGATCCCATGGCGACGGGCGTGCTCGTCCTCGGCGTGGAACGGGCCACCAAACTGCTGGGGCACCTCGCCCTGACCGAGAAGGAGTACCTCGGCACCATCAGGCTGGGGCAGGACACCGTCACCGACGACGCCGAGGGCGAGATCACCTCGTCCACCGACGCGTCCGGAGTCACCCGCGAGGGCATCGACGCCGGGGTGGCCGTTCTCAGCGGCGCGATCATGCAGGTGCCGTCCAAGGTCAGCGCCATCAAGATCGACGGGAAGCGGTCGTACGCGCGCGTACGGGGCGGCGAGGACTTCGAGATCCCGGCGCGGCCGGTGACGATCTCCTCGTTCCAGGTGTACGACGTCCGTCCGGACGTCGCCGAGGACGGTACGCCCGTGGTCGACCTGGTCGTCTCGGTCGTCTGCTCCTCCGGTACGTACATCCGGGCGCTCGCACGCGACCTCGGCGCGGGACTCGGCGTCGGGGGGCATCTCACGGCGCTGCGCAGGACCCGGGTGGGGCCGTACGGCCTCGACGAGGCGAGGACGCTCGACCAGCACCAGGAGCGGCTGACAGTGATGCCGGTCGCCGACGCCGCCGCGACCGCTTTCGCGCGCTGGGACGTCGACGAGAAGCGCGCGAAGCTGCTCCTCAACGGAGTACGGCTGGACATGCCCGTGCGCCGCGACAGCGGCCGCTTGGGGCCCGTGGCCGCGTTCGGGCCCGACGGGCGGTTCCTGGCGCTCGTGGAGGAGCAGGGCGGCAAGGCGAAGAGCCTGGCCGTCTTCGGCTGA
- the rbfA gene encoding 30S ribosome-binding factor RbfA, which yields MTDNARARKLADRIQVVVAETLDRRIKDPRLGFVTITDARVTGDLREATVFYTVYGDDEERAASAAALESAKGVLRSEVGRQTGVRFTPTLAFVPDALPDNARTIEDLLDKARAKDAEVREVSTGKTYAGEADPYRKPGEEGYEEDAEAGSEAEAGSGAGSRSGSDEGGAAKADEGDVAPAGDDTDGAASK from the coding sequence GTGACCGACAACGCGCGGGCCCGCAAGCTGGCCGACCGCATCCAGGTCGTGGTCGCGGAGACCCTGGACCGGCGTATCAAGGATCCGCGGCTGGGCTTCGTGACCATCACGGACGCCCGGGTCACCGGCGACCTGCGGGAGGCCACGGTCTTCTACACGGTCTACGGCGACGACGAGGAGCGCGCGGCGTCCGCCGCCGCCCTGGAGAGCGCCAAGGGCGTCCTGCGGTCCGAGGTGGGCCGCCAGACCGGTGTCCGGTTCACGCCGACGCTGGCGTTCGTCCCGGACGCCCTGCCGGACAACGCCCGCACCATCGAGGACCTTCTCGACAAGGCGCGCGCCAAGGACGCCGAGGTGCGTGAGGTGTCGACCGGTAAGACCTACGCGGGGGAGGCCGACCCTTACCGCAAGCCCGGTGAAGAGGGCTACGAGGAGGACGCCGAGGCCGGTTCCGAGGCCGAGGCGGGCTCCGGAGCGGGCTCGCGCTCCGGGTCCGACGAGGGCGGCGCGGCGAAGGCGGACGAGGGCGACGTCGCCCCGGCCGGCGACGACACGGACGGCGCCGCCTCTAAATGA
- a CDS encoding DUF503 domain-containing protein, with translation MYVGTLSFDLLLGDVRSLKEKRSIVRPIVAELHRKFAVSVAETGDQDLHRRAEIGLAVVSGDTVHLRDVLDRCERMVAGRPEVELLSVRRRLHGDDD, from the coding sequence ATGTATGTGGGGACACTGTCCTTCGACCTGCTCCTCGGCGACGTACGGTCGTTGAAGGAGAAACGCTCGATCGTCCGGCCGATCGTCGCCGAACTCCACCGGAAGTTCGCGGTGAGTGTGGCGGAGACCGGCGACCAGGACCTCCATCGCAGGGCCGAGATCGGACTCGCGGTGGTGTCCGGGGACACGGTGCATCTGAGGGACGTTCTGGACCGGTGCGAGCGCATGGTCGCCGGCCGGCCGGAGGTGGAGCTGCTGTCGGTACGACGGCGGCTGCACGGAGACGACGACTGA
- the infB gene encoding translation initiation factor IF-2, producing MAKVRVYELAKEFGVESKVVMAKLQELGEFVRSASSTIEAPVVRKLTDALQGPGGNAAKPAAKPGAPRKATPAKPAAPSPAQAARPAAPKPGVPAPKPAAAEAPQSSTPSSPAPAATPASGPRPGPKPAASKPAPTPVPAAEFSAPAPAQPAAPQAPQSPRPGSATPGPRPTGGPAARPAPAGGQRDGGRDGGRGGERPARPAGQGARPGARPAGPRPGNNPFTSGGSTGMARPQAPRPGGAPRPGGAGAPGGPRPQGAGQGGPRPQAGAGGQGGRPSPGGMPRPGGAPRPGGAPAGNRPNPGMMPQRPAAGPRPGGGPGGGRGPGGAGRPAGGGGGGRPGGGGGFAGRPGGGGGGGFAGRPGGGGGGAPGRPGGGGFGGGGGRPGFGGRPGGPGGRGGTQGAFGRPGGPARRGRKSKRQRRQEYEAMQAPSVGGVMLPRGQGQVVRLSRGASLTDFAEKINANPASLVAVMMNLGEMVTATQSVSDETLHVLAGEMNYVVEIVSPEEEDRELLESFDIEFGEDEGGEEFLVARPPVVTVMGHVDHGKTRLLDAIRKTNVVAGEAGGITQHIGAYQVATEVNDEERRITFIDTPGHEAFTAMRARGAKSTDIAILVVAANDGVMPQTIEALNHAKAADVPIVVAVNKIDVEGADPTKVRGQLTEYGLVAEEYGGDTMFVDISAKQGLNIDSLLEAVVLTADASLDLRANPEQDAQGIAIEAHLDRGRGAVATVLVQRGTLRVGDTMVAGDAYGRVRAMLDDNGNNVEEAGPATPVLVLGLTNVPGAGDNFLVVDEDRTARQIAEKRAARERNAAFARKGVRFSLENLDEALKAGLVQELNLIIKGDASGSVEALESSLLQLDVGEEVDIRVLHRGVGAVTESDIDLAMGSDAIVIGFNVRAAGRASQMADREGVDVRYYSVIYQAIEEIEAALKGMLKPEYEEIELGTAEIREVFRSSKLGNIAGVLIRSGEVKRNTKARLVRDGKVIAEDLNIQGLRRFKDDVTEIREGFEGGINLGNFNDIKIDDVIATYEMREKPRG from the coding sequence GTGGCTAAGGTCCGGGTATACGAACTCGCCAAGGAGTTCGGCGTGGAGAGCAAGGTCGTCATGGCCAAGCTCCAAGAACTCGGTGAATTCGTCCGTTCGGCGTCGTCGACGATCGAGGCGCCGGTCGTACGCAAATTGACTGATGCTTTGCAGGGCCCCGGCGGCAACGCCGCCAAGCCCGCCGCGAAGCCCGGGGCGCCGCGTAAGGCGACCCCCGCAAAGCCCGCCGCGCCCTCCCCGGCGCAGGCGGCACGTCCGGCTGCTCCCAAGCCCGGTGTCCCGGCCCCCAAGCCGGCCGCCGCCGAGGCCCCGCAGAGCAGCACCCCTTCCTCTCCGGCCCCGGCCGCGACGCCCGCCTCCGGCCCGCGTCCCGGTCCGAAGCCGGCGGCATCGAAGCCCGCGCCGACTCCGGTGCCCGCGGCCGAGTTCTCGGCCCCTGCCCCGGCCCAGCCGGCGGCGCCCCAGGCCCCGCAGTCCCCGCGCCCCGGTTCGGCCACCCCGGGGCCCCGCCCCACCGGTGGTCCGGCCGCCCGTCCGGCTCCGGCCGGCGGTCAGCGCGACGGCGGCCGTGACGGTGGCCGCGGCGGCGAACGCCCCGCGCGTCCCGCGGGTCAGGGCGCCCGTCCGGGTGCTCGTCCGGCGGGTCCCCGTCCGGGCAACAACCCCTTCACCTCGGGTGGCTCCACCGGAATGGCGCGCCCGCAGGCGCCCCGTCCGGGTGGCGCCCCGCGTCCCGGCGGCGCCGGCGCTCCCGGTGGTCCGCGTCCGCAGGGCGCCGGTCAGGGCGGTCCCCGTCCGCAGGCCGGTGCCGGTGGCCAGGGCGGTCGCCCGAGCCCCGGTGGTATGCCCCGTCCCGGTGGCGCCCCGCGTCCCGGTGGCGCCCCCGCCGGTAACCGTCCGAACCCGGGCATGATGCCGCAGCGTCCCGCCGCGGGTCCGCGTCCCGGCGGTGGCCCCGGCGGTGGCCGTGGTCCCGGTGGTGCCGGCAGGCCCGCCGGTGGCGGTGGCGGCGGTCGTCCCGGTGGCGGCGGCGGTTTCGCCGGTCGTCCCGGTGGCGGTGGCGGCGGTGGCTTCGCCGGTCGCCCCGGTGGCGGCGGTGGCGGCGCTCCGGGTCGTCCCGGTGGTGGCGGTTTCGGTGGCGGCGGTGGCCGTCCCGGTTTCGGCGGTCGTCCGGGTGGTCCCGGTGGCCGTGGTGGCACACAGGGCGCGTTCGGCCGTCCCGGTGGACCGGCCCGTCGTGGCCGTAAGTCGAAGCGGCAGAGGCGCCAGGAGTACGAGGCCATGCAGGCCCCGTCGGTCGGCGGCGTGATGCTGCCGCGTGGCCAGGGCCAGGTTGTCCGGCTGTCGCGCGGTGCGTCGCTCACCGACTTCGCGGAGAAGATCAACGCCAACCCGGCGTCGCTCGTCGCCGTGATGATGAACCTCGGCGAGATGGTCACTGCCACGCAGTCCGTCTCCGACGAGACGCTGCACGTGCTCGCCGGCGAGATGAACTACGTCGTCGAGATCGTCAGCCCGGAGGAGGAGGACCGCGAGCTTCTCGAGTCCTTCGACATCGAGTTCGGCGAGGACGAGGGCGGCGAGGAGTTCCTCGTTGCGCGTCCGCCGGTCGTGACCGTCATGGGTCACGTCGACCACGGTAAGACCCGGCTCCTCGACGCCATTCGTAAGACGAACGTCGTCGCGGGCGAGGCCGGCGGTATCACGCAGCACATCGGCGCGTACCAGGTCGCCACCGAGGTCAACGACGAAGAGCGCAGGATCACCTTCATCGACACCCCGGGTCACGAGGCGTTCACCGCCATGCGTGCCCGTGGTGCCAAGTCCACCGACATCGCGATCCTCGTGGTGGCGGCGAACGACGGTGTGATGCCCCAGACGATCGAGGCGCTGAACCACGCCAAGGCGGCCGACGTGCCGATCGTGGTCGCGGTCAACAAGATCGACGTCGAGGGCGCCGACCCGACCAAGGTGCGCGGTCAGCTGACCGAGTACGGCCTCGTGGCCGAGGAGTACGGCGGCGACACCATGTTCGTCGACATCTCCGCCAAGCAGGGTCTGAACATCGACAGCCTGCTGGAGGCCGTGGTCCTCACGGCGGACGCCTCGCTCGACCTCCGGGCCAACCCGGAGCAGGACGCGCAGGGTATCGCCATCGAGGCGCACCTCGACCGCGGTCGCGGCGCCGTCGCCACCGTGCTCGTCCAGCGCGGCACGCTGCGCGTCGGCGACACGATGGTCGCCGGTGACGCGTACGGCCGTGTCCGGGCGATGCTCGACGACAACGGCAACAACGTCGAGGAAGCGGGTCCCGCGACCCCCGTCCTGGTCCTGGGACTCACCAACGTCCCCGGCGCCGGCGACAACTTCCTGGTCGTCGACGAGGACCGCACCGCGCGGCAGATCGCCGAGAAGCGTGCCGCCCGTGAGCGGAACGCGGCCTTCGCCCGCAAGGGCGTCCGGTTCTCCCTGGAGAACCTGGACGAGGCCCTCAAGGCCGGCCTGGTGCAGGAACTCAACCTCATCATCAAGGGCGACGCGTCCGGTTCGGTGGAGGCTCTCGAGTCCTCGCTGCTCCAGCTCGATGTCGGTGAAGAGGTCGACATCCGGGTCCTGCACCGCGGCGTCGGTGCGGTCACGGAGTCCGACATCGACCTGGCGATGGGCTCCGACGCCATCGTCATCGGCTTCAACGTGCGCGCCGCTGGGCGTGCCTCGCAGATGGCCGACCGCGAGGGTGTCGACGTCCGCTACTACTCGGTGATCTACCAGGCCATCGAGGAGATCGAAGCGGCCCTCAAGGGCATGCTCAAGCCGGAGTACGAGGAGATCGAGCTCGGTACGGCGGAGATCCGCGAGGTCTTCCGCTCGTCCAAGCTCGGCAACATCGCGGGTGTTCTCATCCGGTCCGGCGAGGTCAAGCGCAACACGAAGGCCCGGCTCGTCCGCGACGGCAAGGTCATCGCGGAGGACCTCAACATCCAGGGTCTGCGCCGCTTCAAGGACGATGTCACCGAGATCCGCGAAGGCTTCGAGGGCGGTATCAACCTCGGGAACTTCAACGACATCAAGATCGACGACGTCATCGCGACGTACGAGATGCGCGAGAAGCCGCGCGGCTGA
- a CDS encoding YlxR family protein: MSGRTHARACPERTCVGCRERAAKSDLLRIVVVEGACLPDPRGTLPGRGAYVHPASFCLDQAVRRRAFPRAFRLKGPLDSAELLRYVEQAATHEHVRHGTPCDSGTSRVGSRSRLR, from the coding sequence ATGTCTGGCCGGACGCACGCCCGCGCCTGCCCTGAGCGAACCTGCGTGGGATGCCGGGAGCGAGCGGCCAAGAGCGATCTGCTGCGCATCGTGGTGGTCGAGGGTGCTTGCCTCCCTGATCCACGCGGTACGCTGCCCGGCCGGGGCGCGTATGTACACCCCGCCTCGTTCTGTCTCGATCAGGCGGTCCGCCGCCGGGCGTTTCCCCGGGCCTTCAGGCTCAAGGGACCGCTCGACAGCGCGGAACTGCTCCGATATGTCGAGCAGGCAGCAACGCACGAACACGTACGGCACGGAACCCCGTGCGATTCAGGTACCTCGCGAGTTGGAAGTAGGTCGAGATTGCGATGA
- the nusA gene encoding transcription termination factor NusA has product MDIDVKLLKGLAQEKEIPFDLLVEAIESALLIAYHRTEGSRRIARVVLSRDNGHVTVWAKEDPSELEEGQEAKEFDDTPSDFGRIAATTARQVIQQRLRDAENDVTFGEYARREGDVVAGQVQQGKDPRNVLVRLDDKLEAILPVQEQVPGEEYTHGLRLRTFVVRVAKGVRGPSVTLSRTHPNLVKKLFELEVPEIADGSVEICAIAREAGHRTKIAVRSTRSGLNPKGACIGPMGSRVRNVMAELHGEKIDIVDWSDDPAEMVANALSPARVSKVEVVDLGARSARVTVPDYQLSLAIGKEGQNARLAARLTGWRIDIRPDTEQTDGADDTGAAMGRPPRGDGG; this is encoded by the coding sequence ATGGACATCGACGTAAAGCTCCTGAAGGGCTTGGCACAAGAGAAGGAGATCCCGTTCGACCTGCTGGTCGAGGCGATCGAATCCGCCCTCCTCATCGCCTACCACCGCACCGAGGGGAGCCGCCGTATCGCCCGTGTCGTGCTCAGCCGCGACAACGGTCACGTAACGGTGTGGGCCAAGGAGGACCCCTCGGAGCTGGAGGAGGGCCAGGAGGCCAAGGAGTTCGACGACACCCCGTCGGACTTCGGCCGTATCGCCGCCACCACGGCGCGCCAGGTCATCCAGCAGCGGCTGCGGGACGCCGAGAACGACGTCACGTTCGGGGAGTACGCGCGCCGTGAGGGCGACGTCGTCGCCGGCCAGGTCCAGCAGGGCAAGGACCCCAGGAACGTCCTGGTGCGGCTGGACGACAAGCTGGAGGCCATCCTCCCGGTGCAGGAGCAGGTGCCGGGCGAGGAGTACACGCACGGTCTGCGGCTGCGTACGTTCGTGGTCCGCGTAGCCAAGGGCGTACGGGGCCCGTCGGTGACCCTGTCGCGTACCCACCCCAACCTCGTGAAGAAGCTCTTCGAGCTGGAGGTCCCGGAGATCGCGGACGGCTCCGTGGAGATCTGCGCGATCGCCCGTGAGGCGGGCCACCGCACCAAGATCGCCGTACGGTCCACCCGCTCCGGTCTCAACCCCAAGGGCGCCTGCATCGGCCCCATGGGGTCGAGGGTGCGCAACGTGATGGCGGAGCTGCACGGCGAGAAGATCGACATCGTCGACTGGTCGGACGACCCGGCCGAGATGGTCGCCAACGCGCTGTCGCCGGCCCGGGTGAGCAAGGTCGAGGTCGTCGACCTCGGCGCCCGTTCCGCGCGGGTGACGGTGCCGGACTACCAACTGTCCCTGGCGATCGGCAAGGAGGGGCAGAACGCCCGCCTCGCCGCCCGTCTCACCGGCTGGCGCATCGACATCCGGCCGGACACGGAGCAGACCGACGGGGCGGACGACACCGGGGCGGCCATGGGCCGGCCGCCGCGCGGCGACGGGGGCTGA
- the rimP gene encoding ribosome maturation factor RimP: MSTTHSERLRGLLEPLVSAKGLDLEEIEVSRAGRRRVLRIVVDSDDGVDLDACAELSRTISTALDETDVMGEDEYQLEVTSPGADRPLTERRHYVRAVGRLAKIQLHEGDDFVARVLAVDEEGLDLEVPGVKGRKPTARRVEFASIAKARVELEFNRKDKKEEEA, translated from the coding sequence ATGAGCACCACCCACAGCGAGAGGCTGCGCGGACTGCTGGAACCGCTCGTCAGCGCGAAGGGCCTGGATCTCGAAGAGATCGAGGTGTCCCGGGCGGGCCGGCGTCGTGTGCTGAGGATCGTGGTCGACTCGGACGACGGCGTGGACCTGGACGCGTGCGCCGAGCTGAGCCGCACCATCTCCACGGCTCTCGACGAGACCGACGTGATGGGTGAGGACGAGTACCAGCTCGAAGTGACCTCCCCAGGAGCCGACCGCCCGCTGACCGAGCGCCGTCACTACGTACGCGCCGTCGGCCGGCTGGCGAAGATCCAGCTTCATGAGGGCGACGATTTCGTGGCCCGTGTCCTCGCGGTGGACGAGGAGGGGCTCGACCTCGAAGTGCCGGGCGTGAAGGGGCGCAAGCCGACCGCCCGCCGGGTGGAGTTCGCGTCGATCGCCAAGGCGCGCGTGGAGCTCGAGTTCAACCGCAAGGACAAGAAGGAAGAGGAGGCGTAG
- a CDS encoding DUF4439 domain-containing protein, which produces MSSDRALDAAQAALAAEHAAVYGYGVVGGRVGDERRAEATTAYDAHRARRDALARTVRDLGGKPAAAAAAYALPFKVPDAAAAIRLAADLEDRIAGVYSDLVRAAEGPLRQDAAGALREAAVRAVRWRGSGVAFPGLAERL; this is translated from the coding sequence GTGAGCAGCGACCGCGCGCTGGACGCCGCCCAGGCGGCTCTCGCCGCCGAACACGCGGCGGTGTACGGGTACGGGGTCGTCGGCGGCCGTGTCGGCGACGAACGCCGCGCGGAGGCGACGACCGCGTACGACGCGCACCGTGCCCGGCGCGACGCTCTGGCGCGTACGGTGCGCGATCTCGGCGGGAAGCCGGCCGCGGCCGCAGCGGCGTACGCCCTGCCGTTCAAGGTGCCCGACGCGGCCGCCGCCATAAGGCTCGCCGCCGACCTTGAGGACCGGATCGCTGGGGTGTACTCCGACCTCGTACGGGCCGCGGAGGGGCCGCTGCGCCAGGACGCCGCCGGGGCGCTGCGCGAGGCGGCGGTGCGGGCGGTGCGCTGGCGGGGCAGCGGCGTAGCCTTTCCTGGGCTCGCCGAGCGTCTGTGA
- a CDS encoding aminoglycoside phosphotransferase family protein, which translates to MAFEPPRRLVRTLSETYGESVAGEWLGQLPGIAQDAVERRELTVERVVAPGGGSSLVVLVRRPDGAPAALKVVPPFAAPEPERAALTHWKGWGSVELISGSGGALLLERLHSETSLRSLPEAKALLEAAGTVRKLWVEPVAEHGFETVAERTARQADAMRAATDPQVAPLVTAALDARAELLAAGTAELMLLHGAFRQGKVLSGDRAPWLAVGPVPVVGERAYDLARLVRDRVEDLVAAASGASATRRRVNKLADSLDIDRERLRGWTLFRAVESGVRALEAGRRQDAELLLEFADWL; encoded by the coding sequence ATGGCTTTCGAACCGCCGCGGCGGCTGGTACGCACCCTGAGCGAGACGTACGGGGAATCCGTCGCGGGAGAGTGGCTCGGGCAGCTGCCCGGGATCGCCCAGGACGCGGTGGAGCGGCGGGAGTTGACGGTCGAGCGGGTGGTGGCACCGGGCGGCGGAAGCAGCCTCGTGGTGCTCGTTCGGCGCCCCGACGGTGCCCCGGCCGCGCTCAAGGTGGTCCCGCCGTTCGCCGCCCCGGAGCCGGAGCGGGCGGCGCTGACGCACTGGAAGGGCTGGGGCTCGGTGGAGCTCATCTCGGGCTCCGGCGGTGCGCTGCTCCTGGAACGGCTGCACTCCGAGACGTCGCTGCGCTCCCTGCCCGAGGCCAAGGCACTGCTCGAAGCGGCGGGAACGGTGCGGAAGTTGTGGGTCGAGCCGGTCGCCGAGCACGGTTTCGAGACGGTCGCCGAGCGGACGGCCCGGCAGGCGGACGCGATGCGGGCGGCGACGGACCCACAGGTCGCCCCGCTCGTCACGGCGGCGCTCGACGCACGCGCGGAACTTCTCGCCGCCGGGACGGCGGAGCTGATGCTGCTCCACGGCGCGTTCCGCCAGGGCAAGGTGCTGTCGGGCGACCGCGCGCCGTGGCTCGCCGTCGGCCCCGTGCCGGTGGTGGGCGAGCGCGCGTACGACCTGGCGCGGCTGGTACGCGACCGGGTGGAGGACCTTGTCGCGGCGGCGTCCGGCGCGTCCGCGACGCGGCGCCGGGTGAACAAGTTGGCCGACTCGCTGGACATCGACCGCGAGCGGCTGCGTGGCTGGACGCTCTTCCGCGCGGTGGAGTCGGGCGTACGCGCGCTGGAGGCCGGACGCCGCCAGGACGCGGAACTGCTGCTGGAGTTCGCCGACTGGCTGTAA
- a CDS encoding proline--tRNA ligase has protein sequence MSQVQRMSRLMAKTLRDDPADAETLSHKLLVRAGYVRRTSAGLWSWLPLGKKVLDNIARVVREEMDAIGAQEVLLPALLPKEPYEASGRWDEYGDLLFRLKDRKGGDYLLGPTHEEIFTLVVKDQCTSYKDLPVMLYQIQTKYRDEARPRSGVLRGREFQMKDSYSFDTTDEGLAESYALHRAAYQKIFARLGLDYRIVSAISGAMGGSASEEFLAPAAAGEDTFVDCPNGDYAANTEAVTFTTPPVDGSAHGAMEELDTPDTPTIETLAKFLGVPASATLKNLLVKVDGEITAVGVPGDREVDLGKLGEHLAPAVVELVTAEDFEGRPELVRGYVGPQGLKIRYIADPRVAPGTAWVTGANKADTHARDVVCGRDFEVDDYFDVVVVEEGDPCPVCGTGLKLGRAIEIGHIFQLGRKYADTFQLDVLGQQGKPVRVTMGSYGIGVSRAVAALAEQTADEQGLCWPREIAPADVHVVAAGKALQTELAVDVAEQLAAAGLRVLVDERPGVSPGVKFTDAELIGVPKILVAGRRAGDGVVELKDRRTGEREELTVAEAVARLTADA, from the coding sequence ATGTCCCAGGTCCAGCGCATGTCCCGTTTGATGGCCAAGACACTGCGCGACGACCCGGCGGACGCGGAGACCCTGAGCCACAAACTTCTCGTCCGCGCCGGGTACGTACGCCGCACCTCCGCCGGCCTCTGGAGCTGGCTGCCGCTCGGCAAGAAGGTCCTCGACAACATCGCCCGCGTCGTGCGCGAGGAGATGGACGCCATCGGGGCGCAGGAAGTACTGCTCCCGGCCCTGCTTCCCAAGGAGCCCTACGAGGCGAGCGGCCGCTGGGACGAGTACGGCGACCTGCTCTTCCGCCTCAAGGACCGCAAGGGCGGCGACTATCTCCTCGGCCCGACGCACGAGGAGATCTTCACCCTGGTCGTCAAGGACCAGTGCACGTCCTACAAGGACCTGCCGGTGATGCTCTACCAGATCCAGACGAAGTACCGGGACGAGGCGCGGCCCCGCTCCGGCGTGCTGCGTGGCCGCGAGTTCCAGATGAAGGACTCGTACTCCTTCGACACCACGGACGAGGGCCTCGCCGAGTCGTACGCGCTTCACCGCGCGGCGTACCAGAAGATCTTCGCGCGCCTGGGGCTCGACTACCGCATCGTCTCCGCCATCTCCGGGGCGATGGGCGGCTCCGCTTCCGAGGAGTTCCTGGCGCCCGCCGCCGCCGGTGAGGACACCTTCGTCGACTGCCCCAACGGCGACTACGCCGCCAACACCGAGGCCGTCACCTTCACCACGCCCCCCGTCGACGGGTCGGCACACGGGGCGATGGAGGAGCTGGACACCCCGGACACCCCGACCATCGAGACGCTGGCCAAGTTCCTGGGCGTGCCCGCCTCGGCGACGCTGAAGAACCTCCTGGTGAAGGTCGACGGCGAGATCACCGCCGTCGGCGTCCCCGGCGACCGCGAGGTGGACCTCGGCAAGCTCGGCGAGCACCTGGCGCCCGCCGTCGTGGAGCTGGTGACGGCCGAGGACTTCGAGGGCCGGCCCGAGCTGGTGCGCGGCTACGTCGGCCCCCAGGGGCTGAAGATCCGCTACATCGCCGACCCGCGCGTGGCACCCGGCACCGCCTGGGTCACCGGTGCGAACAAGGCCGACACGCACGCGCGCGACGTCGTCTGCGGACGCGACTTCGAGGTCGACGACTACTTCGACGTCGTGGTCGTCGAGGAGGGCGACCCCTGCCCCGTGTGCGGCACCGGGCTGAAGCTGGGGCGCGCGATCGAGATCGGCCACATCTTCCAGCTTGGTCGCAAGTACGCCGACACCTTCCAGCTCGACGTCCTCGGGCAGCAGGGCAAGCCGGTGCGGGTGACGATGGGCTCGTACGGCATCGGTGTCTCCCGCGCCGTCGCCGCGCTCGCGGAGCAGACCGCGGACGAGCAGGGTCTGTGCTGGCCCCGTGAGATCGCCCCGGCGGACGTGCACGTCGTCGCGGCGGGCAAGGCCCTTCAGACGGAGCTCGCGGTCGACGTCGCCGAGCAGCTGGCCGCGGCGGGGCTGCGCGTGCTGGTCGACGAGCGTCCCGGCGTCTCGCCGGGTGTGAAGTTCACGGACGCGGAGCTGATCGGCGTTCCGAAGATCCTGGTCGCCGGGCGGCGCGCGGGCGACGGTGTGGTGGAGCTGAAGGACCGCCGCACGGGGGAGCGCGAGGAGCTGACGGTCGCCGAGGCGGTCGCGCGTCTGACGGCCGACGCCTGA
- a CDS encoding GNAT family N-acetyltransferase, whose translation MPSVPSYPGNDPQIPDVRVGPIDLAARVDEALAVQALAFGLSEAEIGVRRQIVLRHLLAPGARAYGALTIEGRLAGFVYGMPNDRSHWWSTVVEPYLRAEGRDGWLDDSFVITELHVHPAFQGHGIGRTLITTITDIARQPRSILSAIDTESPARGLYRSLGYQDLARQVLFPSAAKPYAVMGARLPLRRR comes from the coding sequence ATGCCGAGCGTGCCGAGCTACCCCGGGAACGACCCCCAGATTCCCGACGTGCGCGTGGGGCCGATCGACCTCGCCGCGCGCGTGGACGAGGCGCTGGCCGTGCAGGCGCTCGCCTTCGGGCTGAGCGAGGCCGAGATCGGCGTACGCCGCCAGATCGTGCTGCGGCATCTCCTCGCGCCCGGTGCCCGCGCGTACGGGGCGCTCACGATCGAAGGCCGGCTGGCCGGGTTCGTCTACGGCATGCCGAACGACCGCTCCCACTGGTGGTCCACGGTCGTCGAGCCGTATCTGCGCGCCGAAGGCCGCGACGGCTGGCTCGACGACTCCTTCGTCATCACCGAACTGCACGTCCACCCCGCGTTCCAGGGCCACGGCATCGGGCGCACCCTCATCACCACCATCACCGACATCGCGCGGCAGCCCCGCTCGATACTGTCCGCGATCGACACCGAGAGCCCCGCCCGCGGCCTCTACCGCAGCCTCGGCTACCAGGACCTGGCGCGCCAGGTCCTCTTCCCCAGCGCGGCCAAGCCGTACGCCGTGATGGGCGCCCGGCTCCCGCTGCGGCGGCGCTGA